From the Roseateles sp. XES5 genome, one window contains:
- a CDS encoding chloramphenicol phosphotransferase CPT family protein has translation MKSSHDENPPGFSHVIILNGVGSVGKSSTARAMQAIACLPMLHVSMDSFLEMMPEHLFGHPDGLVSENVGEREPAMALRVGPVLERALAGMRHAVAAMAAQGNHLIVDEVMIGRGIDAEYRELLSACNVKIVGIFAPLDILEEREKMRGDREIGLARWQFERVHDGRTYDLEIEAATPEENATRILQAFGLLSNA, from the coding sequence ATGAAAAGCAGCCACGACGAAAATCCTCCCGGATTCTCCCACGTCATCATACTCAACGGGGTGGGCAGCGTCGGTAAGAGTTCAACGGCACGCGCCATGCAGGCAATTGCTTGCCTGCCCATGCTTCATGTTTCGATGGACAGCTTTCTCGAAATGATGCCGGAGCATTTGTTCGGCCACCCGGACGGCCTCGTTTCCGAAAATGTTGGAGAACGAGAGCCCGCCATGGCCCTTCGCGTTGGCCCTGTGCTGGAGCGAGCACTTGCGGGCATGCGTCATGCCGTTGCTGCCATGGCTGCCCAAGGCAATCACCTCATCGTTGATGAAGTCATGATTGGACGCGGTATCGATGCGGAGTATCGCGAGCTGCTGTCGGCCTGCAACGTTAAAATAGTTGGGATATTTGCTCCGCTCGATATTCTCGAAGAGCGCGAAAAGATGCGGGGCGACCGGGAAATTGGGCTCGCTCGCTGGCAATTCGAGCGTGTTCATGACGGCAGAACGTACGATTTGGAAATCGAGGCTGCCACCCCGGAGGAAAACGCAACGCGCATCCTTCAGGCCTTCGGGCTTCTGTCCAATGCATGA
- a CDS encoding caspase domain-containing protein, translating into MVAVFVFLALAFFSPARAEKRVALVVGNSAYTSISFLSNPANDAADISQKLLGLGFDVTLGVDLDYRGMREVVRTFLDKTPDADIALMFYAGHGIQVFGRNYLLPVDSALQSQEDLDFDTIPMDTIISAMERNAKASIIFIDACRNNPFEGLLSKAGKTRNVEITRGLAKIETGLGTLISYSTQPGNVAYDGAGERNSPFASALIRRLGEPGLDIMTTMTHVRRDVIEATSRRQIPWDSSSLIDAIVLTPALAKANAVESASLDAGSAGAAVDDALQSMVRREIGVPYYGEYYAGTMLDAFKEKYKEISGSALFKLEPAGKNQFSVVVYFKDERSASDFCNKHSRNDVNLYYAC; encoded by the coding sequence ATGGTTGCTGTCTTTGTGTTTCTGGCGCTCGCCTTCTTCTCGCCGGCCCGGGCCGAAAAACGTGTTGCGCTGGTTGTCGGAAACTCGGCCTACACATCGATCTCCTTCCTGAGCAACCCGGCGAACGACGCCGCCGATATCAGCCAAAAGCTTCTGGGCCTGGGCTTCGACGTGACCCTGGGCGTGGACCTCGATTATCGCGGGATGCGGGAGGTCGTTCGAACGTTCCTCGACAAGACGCCGGATGCGGATATTGCCCTCATGTTCTATGCCGGGCATGGCATTCAGGTCTTCGGACGGAACTACCTTCTTCCCGTCGATTCTGCGCTGCAAAGCCAGGAAGATCTGGATTTCGATACGATCCCGATGGATACGATCATCTCCGCGATGGAGCGGAATGCGAAGGCCAGCATCATCTTCATCGATGCCTGCCGGAACAATCCCTTCGAGGGTCTTCTCTCGAAGGCCGGGAAGACGAGAAACGTCGAAATCACCCGCGGGCTTGCCAAGATCGAGACCGGTCTCGGCACGTTGATCTCCTATTCCACGCAGCCCGGAAACGTTGCCTATGACGGTGCGGGCGAACGCAACAGCCCCTTTGCATCCGCCTTGATCCGGCGGCTCGGTGAGCCGGGCCTGGACATCATGACGACGATGACCCATGTCCGCCGGGATGTCATCGAGGCGACATCGCGGCGGCAGATCCCCTGGGACAGTTCGTCCCTGATCGATGCCATCGTTCTGACGCCGGCCCTCGCAAAGGCGAACGCCGTTGAATCCGCGTCACTGGACGCCGGGTCGGCAGGCGCCGCCGTCGATGATGCGCTCCAGTCGATGGTGCGGCGGGAGATCGGCGTCCCCTATTACGGCGAATATTATGCCGGAACGATGCTCGACGCCTTCAAGGAGAAGTATAAGGAAATATCCGGCTCCGCCCTTTTCAAGCTGGAACCGGCGGGCAAGAATCAATTCTCGGTGGTCGTCTATTTCAAGGACGAGCGTTCCGCTTCGGATTTTTGCAACAAGCACAGCCGAAACGACGTCAATTTATATTATGCGTGCTAG
- the secD gene encoding protein translocase subunit SecD, with amino-acid sequence MKTNKWALFATTIIILFGVLAAVPNVLTPEQQATFGRYLPAKPVTLGLDLRGGSHLVLEVDAAALRKARMDAVLNDTRAILRTAGERASAARLSGTTLTVTLPDQAAMDKVLPEMRKLAAPTTTLGFGGGTSDIDVATNGLVVTVTLTEAGINERMSAAVDQSLEIIRKRVDQVGVAEPLIQRVGGDRILVQLPGLQDPTRLRQLLGSTAQMSFHMVDQSVDVNGVAPRGVLILPGANDGNKYAVEERVAIAGERLADAKPRFDQRTNEPIVSFTFDPTGARQFAQVTQTNVGKPFAIVLDGKVLTAPVIREPIIGGEGQISGNFTAQETTVLSALLRSGALPAPLTIIEERTVGPNLGSDSIRMGLYTGLAGLAAVVVLMQVLYGSWGLIANLGLVLHTILTIGLLGLVGSTLTLPGIAGIILGIGMAVDANILINARIREETAAGAGAMKALDVGFNKAFATIVDGNMTTMVGMLLLFLFGSGPVRGFAITMIFGLAISMFTSITFVRFLMRETVILKKLKKIDIHSLFGQVWEIPHFSFMRGRYIAIAMSAFISTSSVILFFTPGLNYGIDFVGGIQVEATSKTPIDLAPLREKMEGLNLGEVALQEFGQGTSVLVRVQRQPGGEEVQTAALQKIRDGVAQVIPDASFERTEVVGPTVSGELASSGFKAVALGMLAILIYIWWRFEWHFAVGAIVTLILDITKMIGFFALMQIDFNLTAIAAVLTLIGYSVNDKVVVYDRMRENLRKYKSMPFSDLIDLSINQVVMRCIFTSLAVAVSLLPMAIWGGDTVKPFAWPMLFGVIVATTSSIYIGGPILLFLSRWWKDRDAARATTTPAAET; translated from the coding sequence ATGAAAACCAACAAATGGGCATTGTTCGCCACCACCATCATCATCCTCTTCGGGGTGCTGGCGGCCGTGCCGAACGTGCTGACGCCTGAGCAGCAGGCGACCTTCGGGCGTTACCTGCCCGCAAAACCCGTCACCCTCGGCCTCGACCTCCGGGGCGGTTCGCACCTCGTTCTCGAAGTGGATGCCGCCGCGCTCCGCAAGGCGCGCATGGATGCGGTGCTGAACGATACGCGCGCCATCCTGCGCACCGCCGGCGAGCGCGCCTCGGCCGCCCGCCTCAGCGGCACGACGCTGACCGTGACGCTGCCGGATCAGGCGGCGATGGACAAGGTCCTGCCGGAAATGCGCAAGCTCGCGGCGCCGACCACGACGCTCGGCTTCGGTGGCGGCACGTCCGATATCGATGTCGCGACGAACGGCCTCGTCGTCACCGTCACGCTGACGGAAGCCGGTATCAACGAGCGCATGTCGGCCGCCGTCGATCAGAGCCTCGAGATCATCCGCAAGCGCGTCGACCAGGTCGGCGTTGCCGAACCGCTCATCCAGCGCGTCGGCGGCGACCGCATCCTCGTGCAGCTTCCGGGCCTGCAGGACCCGACGCGCCTGCGCCAGCTGCTCGGCTCGACCGCGCAGATGAGCTTCCACATGGTCGACCAGTCCGTGGACGTGAACGGAGTCGCCCCGCGCGGCGTGCTGATCCTGCCAGGCGCCAATGACGGCAACAAATATGCCGTCGAAGAGCGCGTCGCCATTGCCGGCGAACGTCTGGCGGATGCCAAGCCCCGCTTCGACCAGCGCACGAACGAACCGATCGTCTCGTTCACCTTCGATCCCACCGGCGCGCGCCAGTTCGCACAAGTCACGCAGACCAATGTCGGCAAGCCTTTCGCCATCGTTCTCGACGGCAAGGTGCTGACCGCGCCCGTCATCCGCGAGCCGATCATCGGCGGCGAGGGCCAGATCTCCGGCAATTTCACCGCGCAGGAGACCACCGTTCTCTCGGCGCTGCTGCGTTCCGGCGCACTGCCGGCGCCGCTCACCATCATCGAGGAGCGCACCGTCGGCCCGAATCTCGGTTCGGACTCCATCCGCATGGGCCTCTATACGGGCCTTGCCGGCCTTGCCGCCGTCGTCGTGCTGATGCAGGTGCTCTACGGCTCCTGGGGTCTCATCGCCAATCTCGGCCTCGTGCTGCACACGATCCTGACCATCGGCCTGCTCGGCCTCGTCGGCTCGACCCTGACCCTGCCCGGCATCGCCGGCATCATCCTCGGCATCGGCATGGCGGTGGACGCCAACATCCTCATCAATGCCCGTATCCGTGAAGAGACGGCGGCGGGCGCGGGGGCGATGAAGGCGCTGGATGTCGGCTTCAACAAGGCCTTCGCCACCATCGTCGACGGCAACATGACGACCATGGTCGGCATGCTTCTGCTCTTCTTGTTCGGCTCGGGTCCGGTGCGCGGCTTCGCCATCACCATGATCTTCGGCCTTGCCATCTCCATGTTCACCTCGATCACCTTCGTGCGTTTCCTGATGCGCGAGACGGTGATCCTGAAGAAACTGAAGAAGATCGACATCCACTCGCTCTTCGGCCAGGTCTGGGAAATCCCGCACTTCTCCTTCATGCGCGGTCGCTATATCGCCATCGCCATGTCGGCCTTCATCTCCACCAGCTCGGTCATCCTGTTCTTCACGCCGGGCCTCAACTACGGTATCGACTTCGTCGGCGGCATCCAGGTGGAGGCGACGTCCAAGACGCCGATCGACCTCGCTCCGCTGCGCGAGAAGATGGAAGGCCTGAACCTCGGCGAAGTGGCGCTGCAGGAATTCGGCCAGGGCACCTCCGTGCTCGTGCGCGTCCAGCGCCAGCCGGGCGGCGAAGAGGTGCAGACCGCGGCTCTCCAGAAGATTCGCGACGGCGTTGCCCAGGTGATCCCGGATGCGAGCTTCGAGCGGACGGAAGTGGTTGGCCCGACCGTCTCCGGCGAACTTGCCAGCTCCGGTTTCAAGGCCGTCGCCCTCGGCATGCTCGCCATCCTGATCTACATCTGGTGGCGCTTCGAATGGCACTTCGCCGTGGGTGCCATCGTGACGCTGATCCTGGATATCACCAAGATGATCGGCTTCTTCGCGCTGATGCAGATCGACTTCAACCTGACAGCCATCGCCGCCGTGCTGACGCTGATCGGCTACTCGGTCAACGACAAGGTGGTGGTGTACGACCGCATGCGCGAGAACCTGCGCAAGTACAAGTCGATGCCCTTCTCTGATCTCATCGACCTGTCGATCAACCAGGTGGTCATGCGATGCATCTTCACCTCGCTCGCCGTCGCGGTCTCGCTGCTGCCGATGGCGATCTGGGGTGGCGACACGGTCAAGCCCTTCGCCTGGCCGATGCTGTTCGGCGTGATCGTCGCGACGACCTCGTCGATCTATATCGGCGGCCCGATCCTGCTGTTCCTCA
- a CDS encoding MarR family winged helix-turn-helix transcriptional regulator, whose protein sequence is MFKLYHQVSRLVNECMMDEGVSLARSKFLLLLECQGPQRSTDIACALGFAPRTVTEAIDGLERDKLVKREPDPKDRRAKIVSITDMGRTVISAAQQPQHKTIEAIFNVLTEDQKQHMKEIIRCLSEKTDALQRERDKDADAAEAPPARSLQAVG, encoded by the coding sequence ATGTTCAAACTCTACCATCAGGTGAGTCGCCTGGTGAACGAGTGCATGATGGACGAAGGCGTCTCGCTCGCCCGCAGCAAGTTCCTGCTTCTTCTGGAATGTCAGGGCCCGCAGCGGTCGACGGACATCGCCTGCGCCCTTGGTTTCGCACCCCGTACGGTGACGGAAGCCATCGACGGGCTCGAGCGCGACAAACTGGTCAAGCGCGAGCCCGACCCGAAGGACCGTCGCGCCAAGATCGTCTCCATCACGGATATGGGCCGGACCGTCATTTCGGCCGCCCAGCAGCCGCAGCACAAGACGATCGAAGCGATCTTCAACGTCCTCACCGAGGACCAGAAGCAGCACATGAAGGAAATCATCCGCTGTCTCAGCGAGAAGACCGATGCGCTGCAACGGGAACGCGACAAGGATGCAGACGCGGCCGAAGCTCCGCCTGCCCGCTCACTTCAGGCCGTCGGCTAA
- a CDS encoding AAA family ATPase, with translation MRLDRLDLVRYGKFTDRSLDFGAARPGRPDFHLVYGPNEAGKSTLFSAYLDLLFGIEKSSAYGFLHPYALMRVGGALTIGAERHEAYRLKRNQASLVAADDRPLPDALFGSVLGGMDRTAYRTMFSLDDESIEKGGEDILKSEGELGAMLFSASSGLSDMASGLAALKAEADDFYRPTGRKHGLSTLKGEIETLAAERKALDVAARDYGALVRERDAAAGHHAEAIAARSAARATLAQIERSLSALPYLHRLRTFRAELAAFDLGPSPPAAWRALLGDLAREEAEIAARAARVATERARHADERDGLFEDETVLAAQADIAALAGSALEARFRTAAMDLSHREADHARLAATVAASLATLGLSPETDPAGLLLPPGLADTLTGLLSQRAALTERSQTALREQAEAERILAAAGSKGGTAAEDDIRGDEEAQATLGALLKAVRSGDLPARLREARRRVALARQESERAFTRLAPWTGTPAALQALAVPASANLENLRSRHAAADDALRRHREQVDVLERDIASAAASLAALQRATGAAGEEEAGHLRAARSEAWQAHLARLDRATAAAFEAAMQADDRAMDARLRNADRLSEMRLLERTLAEGRARREGLDRDGARLEAARAAADTEVSTLASRFALSEETPLSDISLWLDRRTEALAAADDLARQAAESDLVEKEADGLAARLSLFIPDVEGRAFEEILFLAEDRLEALKAARAARLAAAEGLARAERDAETRRKTAEETAAALTAWQETWRRAIAGTWLATDAAPGEPERLAAVLPVLQALAQTVERRGELEHRIAAMRRDQQDYAGHASRLADRLGEPFDADAPLSTVESLGRRLDAAKAIRERGEAIAKALARLDEEEGALEERRTVLAARQQEIFVFLGCDTLGEAEILLEAYRKRDDCLGRVEDVARDLVQQMRVETPDEAEALLAAVDEDQLAAERRDLAARLDRLDRTVEEHHLSRARAEEALAKIAGSDAAAVLEERRRTALVELAERSRRYLATRAGILAAEQALRLYRERHRSAMMERASKTFHDITGGEYAGLSTVLEKDSEFLVVNAASGGSKLARDLSKGTRFQLYLALRVAGYHEIAASREIVPFVADDIMETFDDRRALNALRVMGDMALGGQVIYLTHHQHLRDLAKEACPDVTLHEL, from the coding sequence ATGCGCCTCGATCGCCTCGATCTCGTCCGTTACGGCAAGTTCACCGACCGCAGCCTCGATTTCGGCGCGGCGCGGCCGGGCCGGCCGGATTTCCACCTCGTCTACGGGCCGAACGAGGCCGGCAAGTCGACGCTGTTTTCCGCCTATCTCGATCTCCTCTTCGGCATCGAGAAATCGAGCGCCTACGGCTTCCTGCACCCTTACGCGCTGATGCGGGTCGGTGGCGCGCTGACCATCGGCGCCGAGCGGCATGAGGCCTACCGGCTGAAGCGCAACCAGGCCTCGCTCGTCGCCGCCGACGACCGGCCGCTGCCCGACGCGCTCTTCGGCTCCGTGCTCGGCGGCATGGATCGCACTGCCTATCGCACCATGTTCTCGCTCGACGACGAGAGCATCGAGAAGGGTGGCGAGGACATTCTCAAGAGCGAGGGCGAGCTTGGCGCCATGCTCTTTTCCGCCAGTTCCGGCCTGTCCGACATGGCCTCCGGCCTTGCGGCGCTGAAGGCCGAGGCCGACGATTTCTACCGCCCCACCGGCCGCAAGCATGGCCTGTCCACGCTGAAGGGGGAGATCGAGACGCTCGCCGCCGAGCGCAAGGCGCTCGATGTCGCCGCCCGCGACTATGGCGCGCTGGTGCGCGAGCGCGACGCGGCAGCCGGGCACCATGCGGAGGCGATCGCGGCCCGCAGCGCCGCGCGCGCGACGCTGGCGCAGATCGAGCGCAGCCTTTCCGCGCTGCCCTATCTCCATCGCCTGCGCACCTTCCGGGCGGAACTTGCCGCCTTCGACCTCGGCCCGTCGCCGCCGGCCGCCTGGCGCGCCCTTCTCGGCGATCTCGCCCGCGAGGAGGCGGAGATTGCCGCCCGGGCCGCGCGCGTCGCCACGGAACGCGCGCGCCATGCGGACGAGCGGGACGGCCTTTTCGAGGACGAGACCGTGCTGGCGGCGCAAGCCGATATCGCGGCGCTCGCCGGTTCGGCGCTCGAAGCGCGCTTCCGTACGGCGGCGATGGACCTGTCGCACCGCGAGGCGGATCACGCGCGGCTTGCCGCGACCGTCGCCGCCAGCCTCGCGACGCTTGGCCTTTCGCCGGAGACTGATCCCGCCGGCCTGCTGCTGCCGCCGGGCCTTGCCGACACGCTCACCGGGCTCCTGTCGCAGCGCGCGGCTTTGACCGAGCGGTCGCAGACGGCGCTGCGCGAGCAGGCCGAGGCGGAACGGATTCTGGCGGCCGCCGGCAGCAAGGGCGGCACGGCCGCCGAGGACGATATCCGCGGCGACGAGGAAGCGCAGGCGACGCTCGGCGCGCTCCTCAAGGCCGTCAGGTCCGGCGATCTTCCGGCGCGTCTGCGCGAAGCCCGCCGCCGCGTGGCGCTGGCCCGGCAGGAGAGCGAGCGCGCCTTCACGCGCCTTGCGCCCTGGACGGGCACGCCGGCGGCGCTTCAGGCGCTGGCGGTGCCGGCGTCAGCTAATTTGGAAAACCTTCGCAGCCGGCACGCGGCCGCCGATGACGCGCTCCGCCGCCACCGGGAACAGGTGGACGTGCTGGAGCGGGATATCGCCTCTGCCGCCGCGAGCCTTGCCGCCCTGCAAAGGGCGACGGGGGCTGCGGGCGAGGAAGAGGCGGGGCACCTGCGCGCCGCCCGGTCCGAAGCCTGGCAGGCCCATCTTGCCCGTCTCGACCGCGCGACGGCCGCCGCCTTCGAGGCGGCCATGCAGGCCGACGACCGCGCCATGGATGCGCGCCTGCGCAATGCCGACCGCCTGTCGGAAATGCGGTTGCTGGAGCGCACGCTGGCCGAGGGCCGGGCGCGGCGCGAGGGTCTCGACAGGGACGGTGCACGGCTGGAAGCCGCCCGGGCGGCCGCCGATACCGAGGTCTCCACGCTTGCAAGCCGCTTCGCCTTGTCGGAGGAGACGCCGCTATCCGACATTTCGCTCTGGCTCGACCGGCGGACCGAGGCGCTGGCGGCGGCCGATGATCTCGCCCGGCAGGCGGCCGAAAGCGATCTGGTCGAAAAGGAAGCGGACGGCCTTGCCGCGCGTCTTTCTCTTTTCATTCCGGACGTCGAGGGCAGGGCCTTCGAGGAAATCCTGTTCCTGGCGGAAGACCGGCTGGAGGCGCTGAAGGCGGCGCGCGCCGCGCGGCTTGCCGCCGCCGAGGGGCTTGCCCGGGCAGAGCGCGATGCCGAAACGCGCCGGAAGACGGCGGAAGAGACGGCGGCGGCGCTGACGGCATGGCAGGAAACCTGGCGCCGCGCCATTGCCGGCACGTGGCTGGCGACGGATGCGGCCCCGGGCGAGCCCGAGCGGCTTGCCGCGGTGCTGCCCGTCCTGCAGGCGCTCGCCCAGACCGTCGAGCGGCGCGGCGAACTGGAGCACCGCATCGCCGCCATGCGCCGCGACCAGCAGGACTATGCGGGCCATGCAAGCCGCCTTGCCGACCGGCTCGGCGAACCCTTCGACGCGGATGCGCCGCTGTCGACGGTCGAAAGCCTCGGTCGCCGTCTCGATGCGGCAAAGGCGATCCGCGAGCGGGGCGAGGCCATCGCCAAGGCGCTGGCGCGGCTCGACGAGGAGGAGGGCGCGCTGGAAGAGCGGCGCACCGTGCTTGCCGCGCGCCAGCAGGAGATCTTCGTTTTTCTCGGCTGCGATACGCTCGGTGAGGCGGAAATCTTGCTGGAAGCCTACCGCAAGCGGGACGACTGCCTTGGCCGGGTCGAGGACGTCGCGCGCGACCTCGTGCAGCAGATGCGGGTGGAGACGCCCGACGAGGCCGAGGCGCTGCTTGCCGCCGTCGACGAAGACCAGCTTGCCGCCGAAAGGCGGGACCTTGCGGCGCGTCTCGACAGGCTGGACCGCACGGTGGAGGAACATCATCTTTCCCGCGCGCGGGCCGAGGAGGCGCTGGCCAAGATTGCCGGCAGCGACGCGGCGGCGGTGCTGGAGGAGCGGCGGCGCACGGCGCTGGTCGAACTTGCGGAACGCTCGCGGCGTTACCTCGCCACGCGCGCCGGAATCCTGGCGGCCGAGCAGGCGCTGCGGCTCTACCGCGAGCGCCATCGCAGCGCCATGATGGAGCGCGCCTCGAAGACCTTCCACGACATTACCGGCGGCGAATATGCCGGGCTCTCGACGGTGCTGGAAAAGGACAGCGAATTCCTCGTCGTCAATGCGGCGTCCGGCGGCTCGAAGCTGGCGCGCGATCTCTCCAAGGGCACGCGCTTCCAGCTCTATCTCGCGCTGCGCGTCGCCGGCTATCACGAGATCGCCGCAAGCCGCGAGATCGTGCCCTTCGTCGCCGACGATATCATGGAAACCTTCGACGACCGGCGCGCGCTGAATGCGCTTCGGGTGATGGGCGACATGGCGCTGGGCGGGCAGGTGATCTATCTCACCCATCACCAGCATCTCCGCGATCTCGCGAAGGAAGCCTGCCCCGACGTGACGCTGCATGAATTGTGA
- a CDS encoding DNA repair exonuclease, which yields MPFRFLHTADLHLDSPLASLALRNADLGDLVRGATRKALERIVDLAIAERVDAVIVAGDLYDGSQTSMATALFLMGQMRRLEAADIRVFLIRGNHDAQSQITRELTFPPNVHVFDGRGKPVKAGALANGREVHVHGVSFANPHAPASLLPTYRAPVPDAVNIGLMHTSLAGASRHDPYAPVGLSDLAAHGFDYWALGHIHQRRVHLEKPWIVMPGNPQGRDINEGGPKGVTLATVAEDGTITCAVHPVAVAIFERLAVDLSGIEDWPGMLAAAEDVLAEARGAAGGAHLVARLTLSGATPLVWRLRRDEDLLLAELQNLAASLGECWIEAVDLAVTPPAAADGADAGPLTELDRLMREDVLENHAYRADLRETLADLLRQLPKEARGLLAADEAAEEALLADLSAAGAAAVLARLGERT from the coding sequence ATGCCTTTCCGCTTCCTCCATACGGCCGACCTGCATCTCGATTCGCCGCTCGCCTCGCTTGCCTTGCGCAATGCCGACCTTGGCGATCTCGTGCGCGGGGCGACGCGCAAGGCGCTGGAGCGCATCGTCGACCTCGCCATCGCCGAACGGGTGGATGCGGTCATCGTCGCGGGCGATCTCTATGACGGATCGCAGACCTCCATGGCGACGGCGCTGTTCCTGATGGGGCAGATGCGCCGTCTGGAGGCCGCCGACATCCGCGTCTTCCTCATTCGCGGCAACCACGATGCGCAGTCGCAGATCACCCGGGAACTGACCTTTCCGCCGAACGTGCATGTTTTCGACGGGCGCGGCAAACCGGTGAAGGCGGGCGCGCTGGCAAATGGCCGCGAGGTCCATGTGCACGGCGTCAGCTTCGCCAATCCCCATGCCCCGGCCTCGCTGCTGCCGACCTATCGCGCGCCGGTGCCCGATGCCGTCAATATCGGCCTCATGCACACGAGCCTTGCCGGCGCCAGCCGGCACGATCCCTATGCGCCCGTCGGCCTTTCCGATCTAGCGGCGCATGGCTTCGATTATTGGGCGCTCGGCCATATCCACCAGCGGCGGGTGCATCTGGAAAAACCCTGGATCGTCATGCCCGGCAATCCGCAGGGCCGCGACATCAACGAAGGTGGGCCGAAGGGCGTCACGCTCGCGACGGTCGCCGAGGACGGCACGATCACCTGCGCGGTGCATCCGGTCGCCGTGGCCATCTTCGAGCGCCTTGCCGTCGATCTCTCCGGTATCGAGGACTGGCCCGGCATGCTCGCCGCGGCCGAAGACGTGCTGGCCGAGGCGAGGGGCGCGGCGGGCGGCGCCCATCTCGTCGCGCGGTTGACGCTTTCCGGCGCGACGCCGCTGGTCTGGCGCCTGCGCCGCGACGAGGACCTGCTTCTCGCCGAATTGCAGAACCTTGCCGCCTCGCTCGGCGAATGCTGGATCGAGGCCGTGGACCTCGCCGTCACGCCGCCGGCCGCCGCCGACGGGGCCGATGCCGGCCCGCTCACCGAGCTCGACCGCCTGATGCGCGAGGACGTGCTGGAGAACCACGCCTATCGCGCCGATCTGCGCGAGACGCTGGCCGATCTCCTGCGCCAGTTGCCGAAGGAGGCGCGCGGCCTGCTCGCCGCCGACGAGGCGGCGGAGGAGGCCCTGCTCGCCGACCTTTCCGCCGCGGGGGCCGCCGCGGTGCTCGCCCGTCTCGGCGAGAGGACGTAA